The following proteins are encoded in a genomic region of Arachis ipaensis cultivar K30076 chromosome B02, Araip1.1, whole genome shotgun sequence:
- the LOC110269029 gene encoding uncharacterized protein LOC110269029 isoform X2, whose protein sequence is MARNGGVTYKQITCSFIIIGFVICAIIVESHDSIPKWSSAQYDGLQHPEYKLKRCAQSCKSRYRNNPEAAEDCIRRCNAKYVPPVESYNNGM, encoded by the exons atggcTAGAAATGGTGGTGTGACGTATAAACAAATAACATGTTCCTTCATTATTATTGGATTTGTTATTTGTGCTATCATTGTTGAATCGCATGACAGTATTCCAAAATGGTCTTCAGCTCAATACGATGGTCTTCAACATCCGGAATATAAGCTGAAACGTTGTGCTCAATCATGCAAGAGCCGCTATAGAAATAATCCGGAGGCGGCGGAGGATTGCATTAGGAGATGCAATGCTAAGTATGTTCCTCCGGTGGAAAGTTATAACAATG GCATGTAa
- the LOC110269029 gene encoding uncharacterized protein LOC110269029 isoform X1, with product MARNGGVTYKQITCSFIIIGFVICAIIVESHDSIPKWSSAQYDGLQHPEYKLKRCAQSCKSRYRNNPEAAEDCIRRCNAKYVPPVESYNNEKRENQFVQAWRSRIWPEVTVATNEDAMMRDAPE from the exons atggcTAGAAATGGTGGTGTGACGTATAAACAAATAACATGTTCCTTCATTATTATTGGATTTGTTATTTGTGCTATCATTGTTGAATCGCATGACAGTATTCCAAAATGGTCTTCAGCTCAATACGATGGTCTTCAACATCCGGAATATAAGCTGAAACGTTGTGCTCAATCATGCAAGAGCCGCTATAGAAATAATCCGGAGGCGGCGGAGGATTGCATTAGGAGATGCAATGCTAAGTATGTTCCTCCGGTGGAAAGTTATAACAATG agaagagagaaaaccaatTTGTCCAAGCATGGCGAAGCAGAATCTGGCCAGAGGTGACAGTAGCGACGAACGAGGACGCGATGATGAGAGATGCACCGGAGTAA
- the LOC107625879 gene encoding uncharacterized protein LOC107625879, which translates to MHGISYICISKTKRRHMARNGGVTYKQITRFFIIIVGFVICAIIVESYDSIPKYCYGLENKEYVLRLCLQRCKSRYRNNPKKKKDCIKRCNAKYGPPVESYNNDDEDKLIWNYLKDGSYLNKNHLKIDIIFSFIYLLDWIGKKQMLLFCVAPCALVCSLKGTHLKRSHF; encoded by the exons ATGCATGGTATATCATACATTTGCATttccaaaacaaaaagaagacACATGGCTAGAAATGGTGGTGTGACCTATAAACAAATAACACgttttttcattattattgttggatttgTTATTTGTGCTATCATTGTTGAATCGTATGACAGTATTCCAAAATACTGCTATGGTCTTGAAAATAAGGAATATGTGCTGAGACTTTGTCTTCAAAGATGCAAGAGCCGCTATAGAAATAATCCGAAAAAGAAGAAGGATTGCATTAAGAGATGCAATGCTAAGTATGGTCCTCCGGTGGAAAGTTATAACAATG ATGATGAAGATAAATTGATTTGGAACTATTTAAAAGATGGAAGCTACCTAAATAAGAACCACTTGAAGATAGACATCATCTTTTCGTTCATCTA TTTACTGGATTGGATTGGAAAGAAACAAATGCTTCTCTTTTGTGTTGCCCCTTGTGCTCTTGTCTGCTCATTAAAAGGGACCCATTTAAAAAGAAGTCACTTTTAG